A window from Sphingobacterium hotanense encodes these proteins:
- a CDS encoding SDR family oxidoreductase produces MSKILITGGAGFIGSNLTEYFLGKGHQVVVLDNFATGHRHNIAQHAENPNFKLIEGDIRRMEDCQKAVEGVDYVLHQAALGSVPRSIKDPQTSNEVNVTGFLNMLVAARDANVKRFIYAASSSTYGDSESLPKVEDKIGKPLSPYAITKYVNELYAEIFSKTYGMETIGLRYFNVFGRRQDPNGAYAAVIPLFVKKFMNHESPVINGTGDYSRDFTYIDNVIQMNECAMLTENPDAVNTVYNTAVGDRTTLNELVGYLKEFLSEYDSDIAQVEVVHGPNRQGDIPHSLASVDKAKQLLGYEPTHVIKDGLKEATQWYWDNLK; encoded by the coding sequence ATGAGCAAAATATTGATAACCGGTGGAGCTGGATTCATTGGTTCCAACTTAACGGAGTATTTTTTAGGAAAAGGACATCAAGTTGTCGTTCTTGATAACTTTGCTACTGGGCATCGCCATAACATCGCTCAGCACGCTGAGAATCCGAATTTCAAATTGATCGAAGGTGATATCCGTCGGATGGAAGATTGTCAGAAAGCAGTAGAAGGGGTTGACTATGTTCTACATCAAGCAGCCTTGGGTTCGGTTCCACGTTCTATTAAGGACCCGCAAACGTCTAATGAAGTGAATGTCACTGGTTTTTTAAATATGTTGGTTGCTGCGAGAGACGCTAATGTGAAGCGCTTTATCTATGCAGCCTCTTCATCAACCTATGGCGATTCTGAAAGTCTGCCGAAAGTGGAAGATAAGATTGGGAAACCGCTTTCTCCATATGCGATTACAAAATATGTAAATGAGCTATATGCGGAGATTTTTTCCAAAACCTATGGTATGGAGACAATTGGCCTGAGATATTTTAATGTCTTTGGACGTCGTCAAGACCCAAATGGCGCGTATGCGGCAGTAATTCCTCTTTTTGTAAAGAAATTTATGAATCACGAAAGCCCAGTTATTAATGGCACGGGAGATTATTCTCGTGATTTCACGTATATCGACAATGTCATTCAAATGAACGAGTGTGCAATGCTGACTGAAAATCCAGATGCTGTCAATACCGTTTATAATACGGCTGTTGGTGACCGGACTACTCTAAATGAATTAGTAGGATATCTTAAAGAATTTTTGAGCGAATACGATTCAGATATAGCTCAGGTTGAAGTGGTTCACGGTCCGAACAGGCAAGGCGACATTCCCCATTCCTTAGCGTCTGTAGATAAAGCCAAACAACTTCTAGGTTACGAACCAACCCATGTAATCAAGGATGGATTAAAAGAAGCTACGCAGTGGTATTGGGATAATTTGAAGTAA
- a CDS encoding adenylyltransferase/cytidyltransferase family protein: protein MKEIEKSEQANFAAKRQDYNPGPRVGITFSTFDLLHAGHIMMLAEAKRQCDYLICGLQMDPTLDRPEKNAPTQTVVERYIQLRGCVYVDEIVPYSTEQDLEDILRSFKLDVRIVGDEYIDRDFTGRQYCEEKGIELYFNSRDHRFSSSGLRKIVADKENAKNGSK from the coding sequence ATGAAAGAAATAGAAAAAAGTGAGCAAGCGAATTTTGCTGCAAAACGTCAGGATTATAATCCTGGACCTCGAGTAGGTATCACTTTTAGTACGTTCGACTTATTACATGCAGGACACATTATGATGCTCGCAGAGGCGAAACGCCAATGTGATTATTTGATTTGTGGTCTGCAAATGGATCCAACTTTGGACAGACCAGAAAAGAATGCACCAACGCAAACCGTAGTGGAGAGATATATTCAGCTACGAGGATGTGTTTATGTGGATGAAATTGTTCCGTATTCGACAGAGCAGGATTTAGAGGATATCCTAAGGTCTTTTAAATTGGATGTAAGGATTGTGGGAGATGAGTATATAGATCGGGACTTTACAGGTAGACAGTATTGTGAGGAGAAAGGGATTGAGCTTTATTTCAATAGTAGAGATCATCGGTTTTCTAGCTCAGGATTGAGAAAGATCGTGGCGGATAAGGAAAACGCAAAGAATGGGAGTAAATAA